The Polyangium aurulentum genomic interval GTGCTGCCCAGACGAACCTCGGGCTCGATGCCCCACTCGCGCAGGAGCGCGAGGACGATGTCCCGCTCCGAGAGGTGCTGGAACATGCGGTAATTGCGCCGCTGGGTCGCGAGCCAGAGGTGGGGCGCAATGACGATCCGATAGGTCGACGCCCCCGTCTCTTCGGCCTGGAGCTGCTCGAAACTCGCGCAAATCCCCGACCAGGTGCGCGTGTGCGCCCCGAGAATCGTGAAGCTCGCCGGGCGCCCCAGGACCGCGTCCAGGTCAATGCCTGGATTCTCGGAGACGGCCTCCAGCGTCACCGTGAAGAGCGCCGATATCCGTTCCGAGACGGCAAAGCGGCGGACGTCCAGCGAATCGCCGGAGTCGATCTCCACCGATAGGTGACCGCGCTGGAGTACGGCCGACACGGCCGACATGACCGACGCAACCGAGACCTTCATCCCCCGACCCTTCCCCGTCCGGCCGGCCCCCCCCAGGATTTGGTGAGGCTTCCTCCACAACTTCAGGGGACGGGTACCCCACGCTGCGTCACGCCGTCAAAACTTGTGTCCGGACCAACCGTCCGAGAGGCTCGCGAGCACGCACCCTGCACCCAGGTTTTCCGCGTAGCGCTCTTGGGCGTCGAGCACAGGTGCGAAAGGACGAACGCACTCTCGAGGCATCGCCTGCGAAATCGTTGTCGCACCAGGCCCGCGCGTTGCGTGCGTCGTCATCGCATCCCCCCACTGTACCGCCGCCGCCGTCAAGCCGAACCGTCCTCAAAAGCGTGATCTCATCCACGCACGTCGAGCGTACCGCTGCTCGACGCGTCGACCTCATCCACGCGCGTGGCGCCTGCGTCTCCCCAGCCTCCACAACGCGCTCACGCGCGCCGTGACTGAACCCCGCGAAGTGCGTCCGGTCGCCTGCGCGCCGCGCGCGTGGACAACGCGTCCCCGTCGAGATCGCCATCGCGCGTCGCGCGTGGACCCCCCGCGCCCTCCCGCAACACCCGCGCTCGCCGCGCCTGACCCCTCCCTACGCCTCATCCTCTCGTACGCTCGTCGCGCCTGAACGCTACACGTGCTTTCAGCAAGGTTACGACGGCCCGGCCCCCTTGCCCGGAACGGAAATTTTCTTCAAAGCTGGAAACGATCACGAAAGGAGCCCCTTGTGAGACTTCTCGGCCCTTCCGGCAGCCTCCCCTCGTTCCGTTGGGATCTCATCTACCTCGCCGCGCAGCTCTCGACCGACGAGCGCCCTGGCATCGCTGACCTCGCTTCGCCGATCCAGAGCGCCCTCGATCAGCTCGACGCCGAGCGCGCCGCGTTCGAGGACGACGAGGACCAGGCCGTGATCGCGACGGCGCTCTTGCACAAGCGCGACAGAAAGCGCGACCGCGTGGTCGTCGAGCTAGGCGGCGTCGCTCGCGCCACCGCGCGCGAGGTCTACGCAGGTCTCTTCCCCAAGCACAACCCGAGTCAAACGGCGAAGCTCGGCTTCGACGCGGAGTCGATGGAGATCGTCCGCATCCTCGGCGAGCTCGGCTCGCTCCACGCCGATCACCCGCTGCGCGGCGCCTACGAGAAGGATCTGCAGGGCGCTCAAGTACAGCTCGAGCAGGCGAAAGCGAAGGCCGACCAGGCCGACACGGCTCTCGCGCTGCGCCGCACGCACATCGAGCGCTTCAAGCTGAAGCTCGATCAGCTCCGCCTGGAGACGCACGGCAAGCTGCTCGTATTGCTCAAGGACAAGGCCGAAGCGGAGAGCTTCTTCCGCCCGACGACGGCGGCTCCGAGCGAGGAGAAGCCGGCGGAAAAGCCCACAGAAGGGACCTAACGGGCCAAACCAGGGCGAAACGTCCTCAATACTGTCGACACGTCATCGACCATGCTCCCCGAGTATCGTATGGGCTGCGGGCAAAACCGCCCATAGGCATCAAAGCGGAAGCGGAAGCGGAAGCGGATGCGGACGCGGACGCGGATGCGGATGCGGAAGCGGAAGCGGAAGCGGACGCGGATGCGGATGCGGATGCGGACGCGGACGCGGAAGCGGAAGCCGAAGCGTCATTCCGGTTTCCTCGTCCGGGCCTCTTCAGTTTGCCCGCGTGCTCGGAGGCCGCAAAGTCAACTCCGCCGCGCGGCCACCAGCGTGCCGCTCAACACGCACGAAGGCGCATACTCACAAGGCGGGCATGTCCGCGCGCGCTTTCATACGGCACTCGGGTCGGCTGCGGAAGTGCGCGCCTGCCTGGATGTGGCCGAGGCGCTCGGCTACATCAGCGAGGTCGAGGTCGACGCGAAGTTGCGGGACACGCTTGACAGGGTGGTGGCAACTCTGCATCGGCTCGCACGGCGGTGAAGGGTGGGGCGGGCCGTCCTTCCTGGGCGGCCCGCGTCCGCTAACGCGTCCGCTACCGCTACCGCGTCCGCTAGCGCTACCGCATCCGCTACCGCTACCGCTGCCGCGTCCGCTAGCGCTACCGCTGCCGCATCCGCTACGGCTACGGCTACCGCGTCCGCTACCGCTACTCGTCGAACGGATTCGCCGACAGCGTGTTCGACCAGTCCGACGTCTCCTCGCCGAGAAGGCATCGCAGCCGGTACGTGTACGTCTGGTCGGTGTTTGCTTCCTCGTCGACGTGATCGGTGTCCGTCGCGGGGGCCGTGAACGCGAGCGTGAACGTCTCGGCGTCGGTGCGGCGCTCGGCCTCGATCTCCTCGCACGCCGAGGGCACGCTCCAGCGCACCC includes:
- a CDS encoding four helix bundle protein; its protein translation is MRTRTRKRKPKRHSGFLVRASSVCPRARRPQSQLRRAATSVPLNTHEGAYSQGGHVRARFHTALGSAAEVRACLDVAEALGYISEVEVDAKLRDTLDRVVATLHRLARR